A stretch of DNA from Balearica regulorum gibbericeps isolate bBalReg1 chromosome 7, bBalReg1.pri, whole genome shotgun sequence:
CTGTGGGAGGACGCTGCCTCCCAGTCACCCCTTACGTTGGCCCTGTaaaagcagggaaggaaagcaagcagcttGGTGTCACTACGTATGTAGCAGCGCTGTCAGAAGTTGATGCAGCGAGTCATAAGGGCTGTTATTTCAAATCACAGAGTCTGCCCTAAATTTCTTGCATGTTATTGAAATGTCTTGGGTTTTAATTGCAAGTGGTGGAACTGAgagatttcttttcatctggATCTGGTACCTTGTGAATGTAAAAATTCCTGCTAACGCCTGCAGGAGATGTGATAGAGGTCAACAGGGATCTGTTatttcagaggttttatttcagcagaaagatGCCCTTCAGAGCTGCACTTTGGCAAAAGCCTCTAGTCCAGGCAATATATGGTGCTGGGGACGGAAGCAAAGAGTAATCCTTGTTACCTTACCCTTGACGTTACCAGACTTGGCTCCAGGTACCTTCAGGCTTCAGGTGTCCTTCCCTGTGTTTTTGGCTTCACCTCTGCAGAAACCGGTTGTGTCAGAACAATTTAAAATCCAGACACATAGCTGTGTGAAAGTAAACTGCTCTGTTTCCCTGGGGGGTTTTGCTCCACTTTGCCCCTGGGCTGGACCGATTAGTGCTCGGTAGTGCCAGCCAGGTCCCAGCCCCTCCCAGGGTGGCAGCTCCCTGTGCTCCTCCCTCGGGCTTCTCCGGTGGCTTTCGGGTCTGGCCTCTGGCCTCAGtgctcccagccctgtgctACCAAGCAGCTGGCACCTTCAGATGGTGCTTTAAGTTTGAGAATTATATTTGCTGTCAGAGATATGCCATGCTATGACCCAGTTCCGGGCAACTCTTAACTTTGTTGCTGCAAACAGCCCGCAGCAACCTGGCATGTGCTGTGCCTTATAGACCCTGCAGACAATCCCAGAGAGACTGGGAGGCTGCAAGGGGATCCATGAGCCGGGAGAAGGCAGGTATTATGGATTTGACTGTTCTGTGGTCGTTCTGAGCTAGTTAACCTCCTAACCTGTTATGGACACATCTGCTATGGAGCTATCGGGAACACTGCTGTGCTTCACGCTGTAAAGCTTGAAAAGCGAGCAAGTCCTTTGCCTGATGTGTGTATCCCTGCGGGAGAGCTCCCTGCCAGCTACAGCACCTCCTGGGCTGACCTGCTACAGCAGGGAGGTCTTTCTGCTTTCGACTCTGTTGGTTTAAGTCCCCCTCCCAGACAAGCAAATGGTCAGTTATAACTGGAGATGGATCAAATGCAACCCATTTTAGCTGCCAGCACATCTAGAATTTATGCATAAACACACAGCTTCATAACCCCTGGCTGGGTGGAAAGGTAAAAGCTGGATGCAAAGGGGAATTGGCAGATGAAGGTAAAAAGCATAATGCTTGAAAGGAACTTCACTCAGTATGCTAAAATGTGTgttaaaatgcttctttaaaatttgtaaaTCTTGGGAGGAAAGCTCGGAAGAGCTGGATTGGAGGTGATGTCTACTCATCTCAGTCGTGTTTCTGCATCAGTCACTTGGCAAGTGGATGTCCAGTTTGTACAGAGTTCTTGGAAGAACGAGGGTGTCTTGTTTTGGTCCCTGCCAACCCAGGGTGAGCACAGGCTgtggagagcagaggggaggcCAGGACCCTCTGCACAGGGACAAAACCTGCAAAAGGTAAGAACAGTCTGAATCACAACCAGTTTAAAATGGCATTCAAACTTGTCACCTTCCTTCCACTCCCAGGAGTCAGCGATTGAGCtcatatttgctgcttttttcaccACGGCTAGTGCCAGCACCTCTCTGATCCTCTTGCTACTGAAGCACCCCTCAGTGATTGAAAAAATAAGGCAGGAGCTGATGTCCCATGAGCTGTACCAGCAGTGTGAGCACTGCCCTGCAGGACCCTGCCTGGACACCCTGACCACCCAGAGCAGGAACAGTGATAAGCCACTTCTCCACCCCACTGTCAAAGATGTTCGCAAGGACCAGAGCCAGCCCCCGGGCCCAAAGGAGGAAGGTTCCCCCCAGCCTCTCACCCCACCGgagccctccctcccccagagCAGTCCCTGCACTGACCCCCAGCTCTGGGCGCCGTCAGGGCAGAGCTGTTGCTGCCCCTCAGACatcagcctggagaagctgAGCCGCCTGCGCTACCTGGACTGTGTGATTAAGGAGGTGCTGCGGGTGCTGCCCCCCGTCTCCGGAGGCTACAGGACAGCACTGCAGACTTTTGAGCTGGATGTAAGTGCTCAAATGCCAGCAGGCTGCtagggagctgctgcctgcaagcaCCCTGTGTCCGGCAAAGGGTGCTCAGGGAAAGGTGGCACCCAGCAACCTCCATGAgtcccagctgggctggggagaaAAGGAGCTGTGGAGCAGATGGCCAGTGTGATGGGGCTGTCCCCAGGCACCCTCTGCTCACCCTCCACTAGCACAGCTGGCTGCACAGGTATGTAAcgctcctctccttccctcttctctcctaCCCCCCCAGGGCTACCAGATCCCCAAAGGCTGGAGCGTCATGTACAGCATCCGTGACACGCACGAGACGGCTGCCATCTACGAGAGCCCCCCCGGTGGCTTTGACCCAGACCGCTTCAGTGCCACCCGGATGGAGACTGCGGGCCGCTTTCACTACATCCCCTTtggcggcggggcgcggagctGCATTGGCAAGGAGCTGGCGCAGGCCATCCTCAAGCTGCTAGCCATCGAGCTGGTCAGCACAGCCCGCTGGGAGCTGGCCACCCCCGGCTACCCCGCCATGCAGACCGTGCCCATTGTGCACCCCGTTGATGACGGGCTGCAGCTCTACTTCCACCCCTTGCAGCCCGGCCGTGGCAGCAAGGCCTGAGCCAGGGGCATGCTGCCCCTCTCAGCCCTGGTGTCAATGCCCCTCCACAGCTGCTGGGGGCAGGTCTCTGCTGGCCCAGGCTGGGTATGGCACTGGATCACTGCAGAGCAAAACCCCAAAGGtctttgtatttttcccctcctggtGTGTAAGCTGGTAGGGAGGGTCCTGCAGAGTCCTGCTCCTGAGCACTGGGGTAAGCCTCGGCCCCAGACCAGGGCCAAAGCCCGCTGAAGCTGCTGGAAAGGGAGCATCCCCCATAGGGGTTCAGCCAGCCCCTGTCCCACGCAGGTCTCCAGCCACCAGGGATGGTGAGGAAAACTCCCAGCCCTACAGCTAAGGCTCCCAGAGCTTTTCTGTCCCAGGGTTATTTCCTGTGGGTGTGTTATAGGAGAAGCAGGACAAACATTCTGCACAGTGTAGCTTTTTAGatgtaaaaaaggaaagatggagGGGCTCCGCAGGAAAACACAAGCTGGGGCTGCCCAATCCATGTCATCAGCTGTAGCTAGAATACTAGAGTGTAAAGTGgcttttattataaatatttaatcttaTTCCTGGACTTTGCATTAGAGCAGGCACAAAGAGGACGTGTGTCATTCACCCAGTAGTAGTAGCTGTGTATGTTGTGCCTgagcactgtgctgctgctcgGGGTCTGCCATAAAGCCCCCCTCTGGTATCCCCGCAGGCTGCACTCCACAGCTGCAGCCTGACTGAGGGATCGGGCTGAAGCAGAGGAGGGGGTTTTGGGGAATAAACATTTGGAAAATGGACATTTCTGAATATGTCTGATTTGTGGTAGAAAGTCCCCTATTCCTGATGATGCTGTTCACATTACAGAAGGGGCATTTGCCAGGTGACGCATGCCCCATGGTGGCTGGCTGGCCAGACTGACATTGTCATTTCCCACAGCCTAGCTCTGCCAGGGAAAGTGCCaggacagcagctctgtgggtcCATCCAGGAGGTGGTACCTGGGGCTAAGCCTAGCTAGCTTTTGAGTACCACGCACCTTGCTGAGAAACAGGGTTTTTCCGCTCTCTGATCTAAAATTGAGTCCTGTTGCGTGTGCACTGAGAAGAGAGTTGGGCCCAGGTCCTTGCTCCACTGCAATGTGTTTATAAGCTCCTTTCAGCTTCGCTGCTGCTCCCTACTGCCATGTATCCTGCGTGGAAGCAGTGGGGGAAACCACCCGCCTTGTCCATCCAGTGCGTCCCGGGCCTGGTGGCTCAGTGTGCTCTGTGTGAAGAACCACCAGCAGCTTGACCTGTGAGGGCAGAAATGTGGCGCTAggacagagtcccttgggaaAGGCTGTAGGGGAGCTCCCCGTCCCCTGAATCTGTCATCGTCCTGCTTCAATGCCATGCTACAAATGACCTTGCACTGGACAGTCCCCCTTGCACGTCGGTGCTGGGGCACTGCAGTAAAGCATGAGCTGCTGTTAGCTGCCAGAGGGCTGCGCAGCGAGCACAACACTACCTGGGGCAGAAATGTGGCTCCCAAATGTGACAGGTCAAATCTGGAAGAGGTTGAACTGCAGGGCTGAGTTAAGTGCTGTTGGCAGGTCGACCCCGTAGTGAACCAGAGCCTCTGCCCCTGCTGACCTTGTCCTGAAAGGTGAATCTTTCTGGCTATCAGAGGTGAAATCAGTAGGTGGTGGCTGCAAGTGGCAATGACTAACTTTAAttagcaggagctgctggcgtGGCTGTGACCCGCGGGCGATGCAGGCTCCCaaagcaggcagggctgtgggcagggctgcgggcagggctgggcctGCGGCGCCCAGCACCGGGTGCAGGAGGGCCAGGGCTCCTCTAGCAGTGCACTTAAAAATTACCCCGAGCGCTAACGAGCCCCGTAGCCACCCGCTGAAAAATGTAACATGaatctagtttaaaaaaaaaaaaaaaaaagacttgaaacTGATTTTGTTTGCAGATAAACACAAGCATTTACAAATGAAGTGTAATAATTGTTACTTGTAATCAAAGTTTGTTCATATTAGGCTGTTAATTTCTTGACCCCCTTCcaagatgtttttaattatCCCTTTCACTCTTTACCATTTGATTCTTCTCGAGCCGATGGCTGGGGAATACACAGCTGGGGAGATAATAAAGCCTTCCTGTGGCAATTATCGGTGCTCAGGCCACCGTATCTCGTTATTTTGATAGACAGTGAACTTGGCGCAGTTGCCGGCCGGGTTCACGCAGATGTCACGGTCCGTGTTGTAGGTCACAAGCAGGTCAGCGCCCGGCAAGGGGAGAGCGCCGGGTCAGGGCgcggccgccggccccggccaGCGCCGGTCGTACCCCGAGGGGCTGCCCGCCTCCGGGGCCGAGGAAGTGCCCCCCACccgggggtgtgtgtgtgggtgcgtgtgtgtctctctctctctcgggCAAGGGGCTGCGGAGGCTCCCGCAAGGCATCGTAAGAGGAGGGAGAGTCCCGTGTGATGCGTTGattgtcagaaaaataataatttaaagtgacatctacacacacacacacacacaaacacacacgcaACTTCCAGCGTTTATTGACCTTGTCTGGgaataagaaagcaaaagtaacagggagggaagaggaaaaaaacgGAAAGAAAAAAGCGAGCTCGACAGTTTATTGGTAGCAGCCGTGCCCAGCGAAGCGCTCCGCGGCcccgtccctccctccctccctccctccgcgTCCCCGTAGCCGCGGTCCGCACCGGCCGCCCCTTCCCCAGCGACCGCGTCCCCTGGACGGCGCCTCCTGCGCCGGGACCCAGCGAGCGCAgcctccctgcagccccgcCGGCTGCCCCGGTCCCGCCGCACTCCTCCTGCCCTAAGCCGCCGCTCCATGCCGGACAGCAACCCCCCTGTGCCTGCCCGACGGCTTCGGGAGGTTGCCCCTCCTCGCCGTGGCTTGCAGGCAGGGTGCCCGGCCGGTGCCGAGTGCCTCTTCCCGACCGCAGCAGCCCCGACGGCCCCTGGGCGAGGGCGGGCAGCGGATcgcagggagaggagctgggcacGGCGGGTTAGGTGTTTCCTTTCCGCGCTCACCTCCCTTTCCCTCGGTGACCCGCGCTTGAACCTGCATCGGGAGGCTGAGACGGACTGCAGCCTGCGGCTCCTTCCTCCGCGGCCGGTCAGAAATACAAGCCGGGCCGTTCGAGGTGAACCAGCGGACAGCGGAGGCTCCTCCGCCGATGCTGCGGCCCAGTTGCGGCTCTGCCCGACGAGCCACCGGGCCCTCCCAGCACGGGGGAGCGCCCGCCCCGTCCGGCCCCAGCACCGGTCCGGCTCCGGCCGCTGGGTCGCCGTTCCCGGCCGGCGACAGCAGCGGGCGGGCGaaggagctctgcagctggcagagcgCATCGGCCGGGGAGCGCCCCCGGGGGTGGGTGTCTCCGGGCTGCGAGGATCCCCGGTGCTGGAGCGGGACATTTCGCGGCGCAACCTGCTGGTCTCTAACGAGCATCGTAAATCCAAGGAGGCGGCCAGCCTGCGGCTGTCAGCTGTCCCGCAGCCCGCTCGCTGAGCGCGGTGCAGCGCAGAGCGAGCCCCGAGCCGCTGTCGCCGTGCCCGGCAGCACCTTTCCTTCCCCGGCGGCTGTCTGCGGAGGGCAGGATGCGCCGCGCAAAGCAAATAGTTAAAGATTTCGGGGGGAGGAGCCAGACCGCAATCCGCAATTAAAGATGAACTTTGGGTGAACTAATTTATCGGACCAAGGTAGGGTGGGCAGCAACCTGGGAAGGGTATAAAAGGCGGCCCGCGGCGAGCCCGGCCCGCGCACTCGGAGCTCCCGTGGGGCCGGGCTGGACTCGCTCCCCAGCCATGGGCTTCTCCGCCCTGGTCGCCAGCGCCCTGTGCACCTTCCTGCTGCCCTTGCTACTCTTCCTGGCCGCCGTCAAGCTCTGGGACCTGTACTGTGTGAGCAGCCGGGATCCCAGCTGCCcgctcccgctgcccccgggCACGATGGGGCTCCCCTTCTTCGGGGAGACGCTGCAGATGGTGCTGCAGGTAAGGCGAGGCGATACCGCGGGGAGCGGAGGAGAGCCCCGGCTCCTCCTCTagctgcaggggagggggatGAGCAGCGGCTTCGCCGGGCTCCCGTGCCCAGGTGGGAAAGAGCTGCTCTCCCtaccccttcctctcctcctttttttttttttttttttttttaattatttcctccCCTCCCGTGTCCAGAGGCGGAAATTCCTGCAGATGAAGCGTAGGAAATACGGCTTCATCTACAAGACTCACCTCTTCGGGCGGCCCACGGTGCGGGTGATGGGCGCCGAGAACGTGCGGCACATCCTGCTGGGCGAGCACCGGCTCGTCTCCGTGCAGTGGCCTGCCTCGGTGCGCACCATCCTGGGCTCGGGCTGCCTCTCCAATCTCCACAACGGGCAGCACAAGCACCGCAAAAAGGTACGGCCGGCCCCGAcggcgggcggggagcgggtGCGGCCGCCCCGGGCGCAGCGGCTGAGCCTgtgtccccttcctcctcctcctcctcattccCGCGGGCAGGTGATCATGCGAGCCTTCTCCCGGGACGCCCTGCAGCACTACGTGCCCGTCATCCAGGAGGAGGTGAGCGCCTGCCTGGCGCGGTGGCTGGGTGCTGCCGGGCCTTGCCTGCTAGTGTACCCCGAGGTTAAGCGCCTCATGTTTCGCATTGCCATGAGGATCCTGCTGGGCTTCCAGCCCCGCCAGGCCAGCCCTGACGgtgagcagcagctggtggaGGCCTTCGAGGAGATGATCCGGAACCTCTTCTCCCTGCCCATCGACGTGCCATTCAGTGGGCTCTACCGGGTAAGGCTCCtggcaggctgggaggagagggggttCCCCTCCATGCAGGACAGTGGGGAATGGGTGGGAGGGATAGCAGTACTAAGTCCCACAttgctgtccctgctgcctggccaGGGCTTGAGGGCACGCAACATCATCCACGCCAAGATCGAGGAGAACATCCGTGCAAAGATGGCCCGCAAGGAGCCTGAGGGCGGCTACAAGGATGCGCTGCAGCTGCTGATGGAGCACACACAGGGCAATGGGGAGCAGCTCAACATGCAGGTGAGGTTCCCCAGGGCCAGATCTATCCCTTTCCCTGATCCCGTCTGTCAACAGCACGCTTATTTTGGGTGGTCAGAAGGAGAGAGCAGGAGGTGCTTCCTCTCCCCATGAAATAAACCACTAGTGCACTGGGGTGCAGAGGCTGCAACCAGGCTGTTGGATGGAGAGCACAGGACCAGGGCCGTGTCCACAGGGAGCATAAGCACTACCCTCATTCTGGCCCCTGGgtgcctgctccagcctgggagCGATGCACAGCATGGTGGTGGTAGAGTGAGTCTGGGAGAGATGCTATGTTCAAGGCCTGTTTTATCCCTCCTCTGTCCTCTGTGTAAGGAGCTGAAGGAGTctgccacagagctgctgtttggGGGCCATGAAACCACTGCTAGTGCTGCCACGTCACTGATCGCCTTCCTAGGGCTCCACCACGATGTCCTCCAGAAAGTGAGGAAAGAGCTGCAGGTGAAGGTGTGTGTCTTCCCCAGAGACATTTCACAGGAAGGGGCAGTGGGCAGGTACCCCCAGGAGAGGTGTCCCAGGTGGGGCTCCCTTAGTGGTCACTTACTTCTAGTGTGTTACAGGAAAACACCACTCGCTGAGAGGTGGCTGCTTTGCAGTGCCGGGAGCCCTGGCCACCTGCTCCATAAAAGTCATGGCAGCATCTTCCTTTCTAGGGGTTGCTGTGCAGTCCCAACCAAGAGAAGCAGCTGGACATGGAGGTCTTGGAACAGCTGAAGTACACGGGCTGTGTCATCAAAGAGACCCTCAGGCTGAGCCCTCCTGTTCCTGGAGGATTTCGAATTGCACTGAAGACCCTTGAGCTAAATGTAAGCGGGGCTTGGGCTCAACTCCTCAGTGCAGCTGCATAGTACCACTGCATTCATGTAGCGTATCTGCCTTTGAGTGACCTGCAGGAAGCCAGGAGGGGAGGTGGGGTACGCCAACGTGTCCTCTGCTGACACTTCAATTTATTTAACACAGCAAGGTGCTTCatgtctcctttctcttcttttgatAGGGTTACCAGATCCCTAAAGGCTGGAATGTTATTTATAGTATCTGCGATACCCACGATGTGGCAGATCTCTTTACCAACAAGGATGAATTTAACCCGGATCGCTTCATGTCTCCATCTCCAGAGGATTCCTCTCGGTTCAGTTTCATTCCTTTTGGTGGGGGCTTGAGGAGCTGCGTGGGCAAAGAGTTTGCAAAAGtccttctaaaaatatttacagtggaGCTGGCTCGGAGCTGTGACTGGCAGCTGCTGAATGGGCCTCCTACAATGAAAACGGGCCCTATAGTGTACCCTGTGGACAATCTGCCTACCAAATTCATAGGTTTCAGTGGCCAAATCTGAGAGGTCAACGCTTGCCCCTGGCTGGATTTCTATATAGCATCTAATATGTACATAATAACTTTTTATAGTAACAAAggtctttaaatatttaaacttgtaaatgtaaaatagttatttatgtcttctaaatatttcaaaaggctatgatatttttttcctcaagcacTACAATTATGGGTCTCTGATTCATAATTAGATAATGTTATTTCTATAGAAATAAGTTTTCCcctatttaaaaatcttattaaaagCTGGCCAGCTTAAACATTTGAAGATATTTCACGACAgtgtatgtattaaaaaatattctgaaaggcATTTGAAACAATGGTAACTAGCTACTCATGCAAATTACCTAAAATGGTTATTGTTTGAGaatgttttcagtattatttgTGTCTAGATCTCATGTTTAATGTGTAAATTTCAAGTTTGataataaagtttatttttgatGATCCTCTGTATGAAGATCTGCATGTATGCTAGACAGTAGCTAAAGAGTTTGGGTGTAAAGTCAGATCTGCTTTTGTGAATGAGCTATTAGCTACTTTCTATGCTCATAACTCTCCCCTACCTTCCACCCCCAATGTGGTTCTCACTTGTGAATAGTAAGTTGTTGTAAGTTTTAGCCCATAAGTGGCAAAAGCAGTGCAAAAACAtacattcactgaaaaaaagtatgGAGTGAGAGCAAGAGGTAGAAGTCTCTTATCAAGCACATAATCTTGAGAcatagtaaataaaaaagaaaagggaagcagaagaaTAATGTGTAATGTGAATCTTTCTCTGTAGCTAGAGAAAATaggttgaggaaaaaaataatccataaaGGTCCTTTCCTCCCATCTTACTGCTGACCTGTGTAAACAGACCACTGGATCTTGTTCTGTGTTGAGTCTGCTGGCTATGAATCTTTACTTATGAAGGTGTCTCTTATCAGCTGGTAGAGCAAATAAAATCTGCTGGGATTTCTTCTTGAAATGCAACAGCTCTGACTAGGTCAGAGATAGAGCATGCATTTGGTTTAAGAACTTCTTTCCTGGAATTCAGCAAAGTGAAAACTAAAAGGCAGGCACTCATGTGAATTGATTAACAGGGAATCAACTGTTGAGATGCAATTCCCCGGGGGTGTGTAAGTGGGGCAGATAAAATGCCCTAGGCATGACCCCTGTTTTGACTTAACCATAGGGTTTTTTGTGCTTCCCCCTCCGCCCCTTACTGCACCTATTAGTCTTCCCTCAAAAGTCAAACAACGTAGGCTGGCTTTATAAACATCTACAAAGTAAAACAATGTAGTTCAGTGTCACAAACGCTTACAGCACCATATagactaatttaattttttgtttgcttctggaAAACAGTCACTTTTTCATTATGTTCTCCCAAGGTCAAAATTAAGGATGCAGTTAAGTTGCTCAAAATCGCTGCAGGTGTTTAATAGCATCTATgaggttttggattttttttttttttttttaaaggagtgtTTCTATAATATATTTGATGTGTTTCCAGctagcattttaaatacataggTTTCTAATGTAAAACCTTAGACACAACCTACATATGAGCAAAACTATCAAAAGgttttcatattc
This window harbors:
- the CYP26A1 gene encoding cytochrome P450 26A1 isoform X3 encodes the protein MGFSALVASALCTFLLPLLLFLAAVKLWDLYCVSSRDPSCPLPLPPGTMGLPFFGETLQMVLQRRKFLQMKRRKYGFIYKTHLFGRPTVRVMGAENVRHILLGEHRLVSVQWPASVRTILGSGCLSNLHNGQHKHRKKVIMRAFSRDALQHYVPVIQEEVSACLARWLGAAGPCLLVYPEVKRLMFRIAMRILLGFQPRQASPDGEQQLVEAFEEMIRNLFSLPIDVPFSGLYRGLRARNIIHAKIEENIRAKMARKEPEGGYKDALQLLMEHTQGNGEQLNMQGLLCSPNQEKQLDMEVLEQLKYTGCVIKETLRLSPPVPGGFRIALKTLELNGYQIPKGWNVIYSICDTHDVADLFTNKDEFNPDRFMSPSPEDSSRFSFIPFGGGLRSCVGKEFAKVLLKIFTVELARSCDWQLLNGPPTMKTGPIVYPVDNLPTKFIGFSGQI
- the CYP26A1 gene encoding cytochrome P450 26A1 isoform X1 codes for the protein MGFSALVASALCTFLLPLLLFLAAVKLWDLYCVSSRDPSCPLPLPPGTMGLPFFGETLQMVLQRRKFLQMKRRKYGFIYKTHLFGRPTVRVMGAENVRHILLGEHRLVSVQWPASVRTILGSGCLSNLHNGQHKHRKKVIMRAFSRDALQHYVPVIQEEVSACLARWLGAAGPCLLVYPEVKRLMFRIAMRILLGFQPRQASPDGEQQLVEAFEEMIRNLFSLPIDVPFSGLYRGLRARNIIHAKIEENIRAKMARKEPEGGYKDALQLLMEHTQGNGEQLNMQELKESATELLFGGHETTASAATSLIAFLGLHHDVLQKVRKELQVKGLLCSPNQEKQLDMEVLEQLKYTGCVIKETLRLSPPVPGGFRIALKTLELNGYQIPKGWNVIYSICDTHDVADLFTNKDEFNPDRFMSPSPEDSSRFSFIPFGGGLRSCVGKEFAKVLLKIFTVELARSCDWQLLNGPPTMKTGPIVYPVDNLPTKFIGFSGQI
- the CYP26A1 gene encoding cytochrome P450 26A1 isoform X2, translated to MGFSALVASALCTFLLPLLLFLAAVKLWDLYCVSSRDPSCPLPLPPGTMGLPFFGETLQMVLQRRKFLQMKRRKYGFIYKTHLFGRPTVRVMGAENVRHILLGEHRLVSVQWPASVRTILGSGCLSNLHNGQHKHRKKVIMRAFSRDALQHYVPVIQEEVSACLARWLGAAGPCLLVYPEVKRLMFRIAMRILLGFQPRQASPDGEQQLVEAFEEMIRNLFSLPIDVPFSGLYRGLRARNIIHAKIEENIRAKMARKEPEGGYKDALQLLMEHTQGNGEQLNMQLKESATELLFGGHETTASAATSLIAFLGLHHDVLQKVRKELQVKGLLCSPNQEKQLDMEVLEQLKYTGCVIKETLRLSPPVPGGFRIALKTLELNGYQIPKGWNVIYSICDTHDVADLFTNKDEFNPDRFMSPSPEDSSRFSFIPFGGGLRSCVGKEFAKVLLKIFTVELARSCDWQLLNGPPTMKTGPIVYPVDNLPTKFIGFSGQI